Part of the Paenibacillus terrae HPL-003 genome is shown below.
CATTTGTTGAATTTGACTCCTATGGCCGCGATTTTAAGATTCCCGACCCATACCCCTGTATATTCAGGCTTGCGACTTCCTGCAATACCATAGGACGCCAGCAACCGAATGATCACCTCTTCCAGACTCCTGAGGTATCCGTGCAGGTCAAGCGCCTCTCGGTTGCCCAGCATAAGCAGGGGATATCCGACCAGTTGGCCCGGCCCATGATATGTAATGTCTCCCCCACGGTCAATCTGAAAGACGCTGATTCCCTGAGCTTTCAACTGCTCCGGCGTGAGAAGCAGATGCTCAGGATGCCGCTGAGAGCCAATCGTGTAGGTCGGAGGGTGCTGGAGAAGCATAAGCGTTTCCCTCGCCTCCCCCGCATCCAGCTTACCTACAATATCC
Proteins encoded:
- the lipB gene encoding lipoyl(octanoyl) transferase LipB, with product MNRRPLDVTYTNRMEYAHAWDIQKDIVGKLDAGEARETLMLLQHPPTYTIGSQRHPEHLLLTPEQLKAQGISVFQIDRGGDITYHGPGQLVGYPLLMLGNREALDLHGYLRSLEEVIIRLLASYGIAGSRKPEYTGVWVGNLKIAAIGVKFNKCKHRRGFVTSHGFAFNIKSGIQHEGFQGIVPCGIQEYGVTSLEDCTQQTFSVEQIAKEIVPYFEEQFSFEAEWQSHSLQ